One Ictalurus furcatus strain D&B chromosome 24, Billie_1.0, whole genome shotgun sequence DNA segment encodes these proteins:
- the LOC128600775 gene encoding olfactory receptor 10J4-like, giving the protein MDYYNVTYLTLEGHVELDKYRYVYFVMVLTLYLLIISCNGLVIFVIFTNKCLHEPMYIFIAALLCNALYGSTALYPKLLVDFLSEIQIVSYEACIFQSFFIYTYAISEFTLLSAMAYDRYVSICKPLQYATIIKMSTVKRLLFCCWCLPCCENSIALTLTFQVKLCRFKLNRIYCNNSSVVKLSCGDISVRNSYALFIFVIAVFPPVIFVIYSYIRILHVCLRSSNDFRRKALQTCFPHIFIFISYTVTSCFEVINNRLESNQIPHIFTMIMSVENLVIPPLLNPIIYGLKMQKIFNYIWSYLQLSVKKAV; this is encoded by the exons ATGGATTATTATAATGTGACGTATTTAACTCTGGAGGGCCATGTGGAGTTGGACAAATACAgatatgtttattttgtaatggttCTCACACTTTACCTGTTGATCATTAGTTGTAATGGTCTTGTCATTTTTGTCATATTCACAAACAAATGTCTCCATGAACCCATGTACATTTTCATTGCTGCTTTGCTTTGTAATGCTCTCTATGGATCAACTGCTCTTTATCCTAAATTGCTAGTTGATTTTTTGTCTGAAATTCAGATCGTCTCCTATGAAGCATGTatatttcagtcattttttatttacacatatgCCATATCAGAGTTCACACTGTTATCAGCTATGGCCTATGACAGATATGTGTCCATCTGTAAACCATTACAATATGCTACGATTATAAAAATGTCCACTGTGAAAAGGCTCTTATTTTGCTGTTGGTGTTTGCCTTGCTGTGAAAATAGTATAGCATTGACATTAACATTTCAGGTTAAGCTTTGTAGGTTCAAGTTAAATagaatatactgtaataattcTTCAGTTGTTAAATTAAGTTGTGGAGACATATCTGTAAGAAACTCATATGCATTGTTCATTTTTGTCATTGCTGTATTTCCACCAGTGATATTTGTGATCTACTCATATATTAGAATACTTCACGTCTGTCTTAGAAGTTCTAATGATTTCAGAAGAAAAGCTCTACAAACCTGCTTCccacatatttttatatttatcagtTATACAGTTACCTCCTGCTTTGAAGTTATTAATAACAGACtagaatcaaatcaaattccTCACATTTTCACGATGATCATGTCAGTGGAAAATCTGGTTATTCCTCCTCTACTCAATCCAATAATATATGGACTGAAAATGCAGAAGATTTTTAATT ATATTTGGTCCTACTTGCAGCTCTCTGTCAAGAAAGCTGTCTGA
- the LOC128600776 gene encoding olfactory receptor 6N2-like has protein sequence MNELMNYSDVMYLTLEGHVELEKYRYFYFVMVLTLYMLIISCNGLVIFVIFTNKHLHEPMYIFIAALLCNALFGTAALYPKLLTDFLSKIQVVSFEACIFQSFCIYTYGASEFTLLSAMAYDRYVSICKPLQYATIVKMSTVKKLLFCCWFLPCCEIGISAILTYQRKLCKFKLNRIYCNNSSMIRLGCGDFSVSNLYGLFALSIVVFPPLIFVFFSYIRILSVCLKNSKDFRTKALQTCFPHLLILISFSITTCFEIINTRLEENMPHIASMIMSVENLVIPPLLNPIIYGLKLKEIFNRIKKMVWKNKIIVCQEVKHRPAFIH, from the coding sequence atgaatgaattaatgaattattcTGATGTTATGTATTTAACTCTGGAGGGCCATGTGGAGCTGGAGAAAtacagatatttttattttgtaatggttCTCACACTTTACATGTTGATCATTAGTTGTAACGGTCTGGTCATTTTTGTCATATTcacaaacaaacatctccaTGAGCCCATGTACATTTTCATTGCTGCTTTGCTTTGTAATGCTCTCTTTGGAACAGCTGCTCTTTATCCAAAACTGCTCACAGATTTTTTGTCTAAAATTCAAGTTGTTTCTTTTGAAGCCTGCATATTTCAATCATTTTGCATTTATACATATGGTGCTTCAGAGTTCACACTGTTATCAGCTATGGCCTATGATAGATATGTGTCTATCTGTAAACCATTACAATATGCAACAATTGTaaaaatgtccactgttaaaaagcTCTTATTTTGCTGTTGGTTTCTTCCTTGTTGTGAAATAGGCATTTCTGCAATATTAACATATCAACGTAAGCTGTGTAAATTCAAATTAAATCgaatatactgtaataacagTTCCATGATTAGATTGGGTTGTGGAGACTTTTCTGTAAGTAATTTGTATGGACTATTTGCTTTAAGCATTGTTGTGTTTCCTCCattaatttttgtatttttctcatatatCAGAATACTTTCAGTCTGTTTAAAGAATTCTAAAGATTTTAGAACAAAAGCTCTACAAACCTGCTTCCCACATCTATTAATTTTAATCAGTTTCTCCATCACAACATGTTTTGAAATTATAAATACTAGATTAGAAGAAAACATGCCTCACATTGCCAGCATGATTATGTCAGTGGAAAATCTGGTTATTCCTCCTCTATTAAATCCCATTATATATGGACTGAAACTGAAGGAGATATTCAATAGGATTAAGAAAATGGTTTGGAAAAATAAGATAATTGTATGCCAAGAGGTTAAACACAGACCTGCATTTATTCATTAG